One Pyrus communis chromosome 13, drPyrComm1.1, whole genome shotgun sequence genomic window carries:
- the LOC137712797 gene encoding small ribosomal subunit protein eS10z-like codes for MIISEKNRREISKYLFQEGVCYAKKDYNLAKHPDIDVPNLQVIKLMQSFKSKEYVRETFAWMHYYWYLTNDGIEFLRNYLNLPSEIVPATLKKQAKPAGRPMGPSGDRPRGPSRFDGERRFGGDRDGYRGGPRAPGGDFGDKGGAPADYKPAFGGPGGRPGFGRGAGGFGAGPASGSNLS; via the exons ATG ATAATTTCAGAGAAGAACCGTCGCGAGATCTCCAAGTACCTCTTTCAAG AGGGAGTTTGCTATGCAAAGAAGGACTATAACTTGGCGAAGCATCCCGATATCGATGTGCCGAACCTGCAGGTGATTAAGCTGATGCAGAGCTTTAAGTCGAAGGAGTATGTGAGAGAAACTTTTGCTTGGATGCATTACTACTGGTACCTTACCAATGACGGTATCGAGTTTTTGAGGAACTACCTCAATCTTCCTTCTGAGATTGTCCCTGCAACTTTGAAGAAGCAGGCCAAGCCGGCTGGCCGCCCAATGGGCCCGTCTGGTGATCGCCCACG TGGCCCATCTCGCTTTGATGGAGAGCGTAGATTCGGTGGTGACAGGGATGGGTACCGTGGAGGACCCCGTGCGCCTGGGGGTGACTTTGGCGATAAGGGTGGAGCTCCTGCTGATTACAAGCCTGCTTTCGGG GGTCCTGGTGGAAGGCCTGGCTTCGGTCGTGGAGCTGGTGGTTTCGGTGCAGGCCCGGCTAGCGGCTCTAACCTTTCTTAA